In the genome of Pongo pygmaeus isolate AG05252 chromosome 9, NHGRI_mPonPyg2-v2.0_pri, whole genome shotgun sequence, one region contains:
- the UBQLNL gene encoding ubiquilin-like protein, which translates to MSHAISRTSRMSQSGCPSGLLADKNISSSATRVIVKTAGNQKDFMVADDISVRQLKEMLSAHFQCQMDQLVLVLMGCLLKDHDTLSQRGIMDGHTIYLVIKSKHGSRSLAHSFQDLPTNDPCHRDRNTKGNSSRVHQPTGMNQAPVELAHFVGCDAPKVHTQNLEVSHSELKAQMLENPSIQRLLSNMEFMRQFISEHLDMQQLMRQNPEVSHLLLDNSEILLQTLELARNLAMIQEIMQIQQPSQNLEYPLNPQPYLGLETMPGGNNALGQNYAVINDQMLNSMQDPFGGNPFTALLAGQVLEQVQSSPPPPPPSQEQRDQLTQHPATQVIYNSSGGLSSNTSANDTPNKVNHISKANTAMISTKGQSHICATRQPAGIPALPSIELIQQLQEEYKDATVSLSSSRQTLEGDLQLSDEQTSSQITGGMMQLLVNNPYLVAQIMLFMSTP; encoded by the coding sequence ATGTCGCATGCCATCTCTCGAACATCCAGGATGTCCCAGAGTGGATGTCCTTCAGGTCTGCTGGCAGACAAAAATATCTCTTCAAGTGCCACTCGAGTGATAGTGAAGACTGCAGGCAACCAGAAAGACTTTATGGTAGCTGATGACATCTCGGTGAGGCAGTTGAAGGAGATGCTATCGGCTCACTTCCAATGCCAAATGGACCAACTGGTGCTGGTCCTCATGGGTTGCCTTCTCAAAGACCATGACACACTGAGCCAGAGGGGCATCATGGATGGCCACACCATCTACCTGGTCATCAAGTCCAAGCACGGCTCCAGATCTCTAGCCCATTCCTTCCAGGACCTGCCAACGAATGATCCTTGCCACCGGGACAGAAACACCAAAGGAAACAGCAGCAGGGTGCACCAACCAACTGGTATGAATCAAGCTCCAGTGGAACTGGCCCACTTTGTGGGGTGTGATGCGCCCAAAGTGCATACCCAAAACTTGGAAGTGAGCCACTCAGAGCTCAAAGCACAGATGCTGGAGAATCCTAGTATCCAGCGGCTTCTGTCCAACATGGAGTTCATGCGGCAGTTCATTTCAGAACATCTAGACATGCAACAATTGATGCGGCAGAACCCAGAAGTTTCCCACCTTCTTCTTGATAATTCTGAGATCCTATTGCAGACTCTGGAGCTGGCCAGGAACCTTGCTATGATCCAAGAGATAATGCAGATCCAACAACCTTCACAAAACCTTGAGTATCCACTGAACCCACAGCCATATCTGGGCTTAGAGACAATGCCAGGTGGGAATAATGCCCTGGGTCAGAACTATGCTGTTATCAATGATCAAATGCTGAACAGCATGCAAGATCCTTTTGGAGGAAACCCTTTCACAGCTCTCCTGGCAGGACAAGTGCTAGAACAAGTCCAGTcttcacccccacctccaccaccatcacaggAACAACGAGACCAGCTCACACAGCATCCTGCAACCCAAGTCATCTATAATAGCTCTGGTGGTTTATCTTCAAACACCTCAGCCAATGACACCCCTAACAAGGTCAACCACATTTCCAAAGCCAACACTGCTATGATCTCCACCAAGGGCCAGAGCCATATCTGTGCCACTCGGCAGCCAGCTGGGATACCAGCCTTACCTAGCATAGAGCTTATCCAGCAGCTTCAGGAAGAATACAAGGATGCCACTGTTTCTCTAAGTAGCTCCAGACAGACATTAGAGGGTGATCTCCAGCTGTCAGATGAGCAGACCAGCTCCCAGATCACAGGAGGCATGATGCAGTTGCTTGTGAACAACCCCTACTTGGTAGCTCAGATTATGTTGTTCATGAGTACGCCCTAG